In Lytechinus variegatus isolate NC3 chromosome 12, Lvar_3.0, whole genome shotgun sequence, a single window of DNA contains:
- the LOC121424750 gene encoding V-type proton ATPase subunit B: MSYGMQRGQMEAAKEHTAAVTRDYITQPRLTYRTVCGVNGPLVILDNVKFPKYAEIVTLTLNDGSKRSGQVLEVSGSTAVVQVFEGTSGIDAKNTTCEFTGDILRMPVSEDMLGRVFNGSGKAIDKGPSVLAEDFLDIQGQPINPQSRIYPEEMIQTGISAIDVMNSIARGQKIPIFSAAGLPHNEIAAQICRQAGLVKLPDKGVLDGHEDNFAIIFAAMGVNMEAARFFKQDFEENGSMDNVCLFLNLANDPTIERIITPRLALTAAEFLAYQCEKHVLVILTDMSSYAEALREVSAAREEVPGRRGFPGYMYTDLATIYERAGRVEGRNGSITQIPILTMPNDDITHPIPDLTGYITEGQIYVDRQLDSRQIYPPINVLPSLSRLMKSAIGENMTRKDHADVSNQLYANYAIGKDVQAMKAVVGEEALTPDDLLYLEFLQKFEKNFITQGNYENRTVFESLDIGWKLLRIFPKEMLKRIPQNILAEYYPRDSRR; encoded by the exons ATGTCGTATGGAATGCAGAGAGGTCAGATGGAAGCAGCCAAAGAGCATACGGCAGCTGTAACAAGAGATTATATCACACAGCCCAGATTAA CATACAGAACCGTATGTGGAGTCAATGGACCATTGGTCATTTTGGACAATGTGAAG TTCCCCAAGTATGCTGAGATTGTCACACTGACCCTTAATGATGGGTCAAAGAGGAGTGGTCAGGTGCTGGAAGTCAGTGGGTCAACAGCTGTAGTACAG GTTTTTGAGGGTACATCGGGTATCGATGCTAAGAACACAACATGTGAATTCACAGGAGATATCCTAAGGATGCCTGTCTCAGAAGACATGTTAG GAAGAGTATTCAATGGATCTGGCAAAGCCATTGACAAAGGGCCTTCTGTACTAGCAGAAGACTTTTTGGATATCCAAG GTCAACCCATCAATCCACAATCTCGTATCTACCCCGAAGAGATGATCCAAACGGGTATCTCAGCTATTGATGTGATGAACAGCATCGCTAGAGGACAGAAGATCCCTATCTTTTCTGCTGCTGGTCTCCCTCATAACGAA ATTGCTGCCCAGATCTGTCGTCAAGCTGGTCTGGTCAAACTCCCGGACAAGGGTGTCTTGGACggacatgaagataattttgccATCATCTTTGCTGCTATGGGT gtGAATATGGAAGCTGCCAGGTTCTTCAAACAAGACTTTGAAGAGAATGGTTCTATGGACAATGTGTGTCTTTTCCTAAACCTGGCAAATGATCCTAC gatTGAGCGTATCATCACCCCTCGTCTAGCCCTGACTGCTGCCGAATTCCTGGCCTACCAGTGTGAGAAGCACGTTCTTGTTATCCTCACTGATATGAGCTCATATGCAGAAGCTTTGAGAGAG GTGTCTGCTGCTCGTGAAGAGGTCCCGGGTCGCCGTGGTTTCCCTGGTTACATGTACACTGACTTGGCAACCATCTACGAGAGGGCAGGTCGGGTCGAAGGTCGCAATGGATCCATCACTCAGATTCCCATTCTTACTATGCCTAATGATG ACATCACCCATCCCATTCCTGATCTGACAGGGTACATCACAGAGGGACAGATCTATGTTGACAGGCAGTTAGACAGTAGACAG ATTTATCCACCTATTAATGTGCTGCCCTCACTGTCTCGTCTTATGAAGTCTGCTATTGGAGAGAATATGACGAGGAAAGATCACGCTGATGTGTCAAACCAGCTG TACGCCAACTATGCCATTGGTAAAGACGTCCAGGCCATGAAGGCCGTTGTAGGAGAGGAAGCTCTAACACCTGACGATCTCCTCTACCTCGAGTTCCTGCAGAAATTTGAGAAGAATTTCATTACCCAGG GTAATTATGAGAACCGTACCGTATTTGAATCGCTGGACATCGGTTGGAAACTTCTACGTATCTTCCCAAAGGAGATGTTGAAGAGAATCCCACAGAACATCTTAGCAGAGTATTATCCTCGAGACTCAAGACGTTAA